The window ATAAAAGAAAAAAAATGGGTTGTAGTAAGTGCCACATTTAAATTTGAAGAGGGATATTTAAAGGAAGTTGTAGAAAAATATAAACTTAAAAGAAGTGAAAATCATCCATTAAATGAACCAAATTTAGGAAGCACTTTTAAGAATCCAGAAGGGCATTTTTCTGCAAGACTTATAATAGAGGCAGGACTTCAAGGAAAAAGAGTTGGTGGAGCTGAAATATCTATGATTCATCCAAACTTTGTTGTAAATAAGGGAGAAGCAAGATTTGAAGATATTATTGAAATAATTGAAGAAGTAAAAATAGGTGTAAAAAATAAAACTGGAATACAATTAGAAGAAGAGATTATAATTGTAAGAAACTAACTAGGAGGAAAAAGTGAAAATAGCAGTTGTTATGGGTGGGATTACATCAGAAAGAGAAGTTTCTTTAAGAAGTGGACAAGCTATTTTGAATAGCTTATTAAGACAAGGATATGATGCTTATAAAATAGATTTAACAAAAGATAATTTAGTATCAGCATTTATTGAAAATGAATATGATTTAGTTTATTTAGCTCTTCATGGAGAATATGGAGAGGATGGTAGAGTTCAGTCAGTATTAGATATGCTAGGGAAAAAATATACAGGTTCTGGAGTAACAGGAAGTGCTGTTGCTATGGATAAAATTTTAACTAAAATAATAGCTAAAGATTTAGGAATTAGAATAGCTAAAACTTATGAAGCTGTAGAATATATTGATAGTTATCCAGTAGTTATAAAACCTGCTAAAGAGGGATCTAGTGTAGGACTATATATATGTAATACTGAGGAAGAGGCAAGAAAAGCATATGAAATATTAAAAGAAAAAGAACCATTAATAGAGGAGTTTATCAAAGGAGAAGAGTTAACTGCAGGTGTTTTAAATGGTGAAAAATTGGGAGTAGTTAGAATAAAACCAAAATCAGGATTATATGATTATGAGTCAAAGTACACAGTTGGAATGACAGAATACGAATGTCCTGCACAAATAGATAAAAATGCTTATGAAGAAGCTTCTGAAGCTGCTAGAAAAATTCATGAGAAATTAGGATTGAAAGGTGTAACAAGAAGTGATTTTATATTAAAAGATGGAAAAACTTACTTTTTAGAAGTGAATACTTGCCCAGGGATGACAGAAACAAGTTTAGCACCAAAATTAGCAACACTAAAGGGATATTCTTTTGATGATTTAACAAGAATAATAGTAGAAAGCTGCTAAGTAGAAAATATATGAAATAACAGGGAGAGATTCTTGAAAAAAATATTTAAAATTGCTATAATATTGGCACTAACTTTTATTATAATTCAAGTTGAGAAAGACTTTAAAAATAGAGATTTTTTCAACATTTCAAAAGTTCAAATTAGTGAAGTTTCGCCAAATCTAAAATCAGACTTAGAAAAAATAAAAAATGAAATTTTAGGAAAAAATATTAATGATTTAAATTTAGAAGGACTAGAAAAAAAATTACTAAAAGATATAAGAATAAAAAAAGCGGTTGTTTCTAAGCAAAATTTAAATGAAATAACTATAGATATTACAGAAAAAGATAGTAGCTATTATGCTCAGCATAAATCAGGAATTTATACGATGGATGAAGAAGGTACGATTTTTGGAAAACTAGAAGAATATCCTAAAAAAAGTATGCCAATTCTTGTAGTAAAGGCTAATGGAGAACAACAAGAACTTTTAGAAATAATGGATAAATTAAAAGAGCTAGATTTAAAAGATGAAGTTTCTCAATTATATGTAGATAATAAAAAGTTAATCTATATAATACTGAGAGATGGAACGAGAATAAAAACAGAACCAGAAGTTTCAAAAAATAAGTATGAAATAACAATGAATCTATATAAGGAATTAATAAAAACTAAATTAATAGATTATATAGATATAAGATTTAAAGATATAGTAGTAAGGGAAAAGGAGGGGAAAAGTGCGAGATAATATTACAAAATTAGCTTTAGATATTGGAAATGGAAAAATAAAATTTATTCTTGGAGAACTTAGTACAGAGGGATTAAAGTTAAGAGTACTGGATTACTTAGAGGTGCCTAGTGAAGGTATAAAGAGATCAATAGTAGAAGATTCAGAGCTTTTAAGTGCAAGCATAGCTAAAGGTTTGAAAGAGTTGCAACAAAGAAATGGAAGAGAATTTGAGGTAGTATCTTTAGGAGTTAGTAATGACAGAATTATATCAAAAACTGATCATGGTTGTATCGAATTTAATGAAAAAGAGATTACCGCTCAAGATATGTATAATTTAATTGAATTAGTAAAAAGTAATCTTTTAAAAGAGGATGAAATTGTAATAGAACAAGAAGCTTATAACGTTAGAGTTAATAGTTCTGGAATATTAAAAAATCCAATTGGGCAGATTGGAAAAAGTATTCAAGGAGATGTACATTTAATAACTATAAAAAAAGATCAACTAGACCCAATAGTAGAGGTTGTAAATAATGCTGGGTTAGAGATTGAAGATATATTCTTAAATGCATCATCTTCTGCAAAATCTACACTAGAATATGAAGATAGACAAATGGGAGTAGCTTTGATAGATATAGGAGAAGGAGTTACAGACATTGCTATTTATAAAAATGATAAAATAATTTATACAAAATCTTTATCAATAGGTGGAATGCATTTTGTGAATGATATAAGTTATCTTTTAAAAATACCAAAAAAAGAAGCCAAAGAGATACTGGAAAAATTGAGAAGTAAGCAGTATTCAAATGGAGTTATAAAAACAGAAAATGGTGAGTATAGTTTAGATGAAATAAAGGAAATAATCGATGCTAGAACAGGAGATTTAATTAATTTTATTTCTAAAACTATAGAGGAGTCAGGTTTTAATGGTTATTTAGGTAAAGGATTAGCCTTTACTGGAGGAGCTGTAGCAATAGATGAAATTTTTAGTAAAGTAGGAAGTAAAATGGAATGTGCAGTAAGAAAAGTTAATCCTTTTCCATTGAGAGGATTAGAGAATGTTAATCCATCAATGTCAACAGTAATAGGTATTTTATTAACAAAACTAGAAACAGAATTTCAAAAGAGAAACGAAGTAAAAACTGATAGTTTAAAAGATGAATTTATAGCTATTGAACAAGAAGAGGAAACGTTTGTAGAACTTCCTATAAATGAAACAGCATTTAGACAAGAGGACTATGAAGAGGAATACGAAGAAGAAGTGGTTACAGATGGAGCATTAAATAAAATTAAAAAATGGATTTCTAACTTTATATAATAAGGAGCTGTATGAAAATGTTTAATAACGAGTGTGAAGTAAAGATAAAAGTAATCGGAGCTGGAGGAGCTGGAGGAAATGCAATAAACGACATGATTTCAGCTGGAGTAACAGGAGTAGAATATATTGCGGCAAATACAGATGCCCAAGATTTAAATAACTCTTTAGCAGATATAAGAGTTCAATTAGGAGAAAAATTAACAAGAGGTTTAGGAGCAGGAGCAGATCCAGAAGTTGGTAAACAAGCAGCTGAAGAGGATGTTGAAAAATTAAGAAATCTACTAGAAGAAACAGATATGTTATTTATAACAGCAGGTATGGGTGGTGGAACAGGAACAGGTTCAGCACCAGTAATTGCTAAAATAGCAAAAGAAATGGGAGTTTTAACAATAGGTATTGTAACTAGACCATTCTCTTTTGAGGGAAGAAAGAGAAAAAATAATGCAGATTTAGGATTAGCAAATTTAGAAAAGCATGTAGATTCATTGGTAATTATACCTAATGATAAGTTATTTGAATTACCAGAAAAAACAATAACTCTTCAAAACGCATTTAAAGAAGCTAATAATATTTTAAAAATAGGAATTAAAGGTATTGCCGATTTAATGATAGGTAGAGGTCTTATAAATTTAGACTTTGCAGATATTAAAGCAACAATGCAAAATTCTGGAGTAGCTGTTTTAGGATTTGGAGAAGGAGAGGGAGAAAACAGAGTTGCTAAAGCTACTGAGAAAGCTTTATCATCACCTCTTTTAGAAAAATCAATTATGGGAGCAAGCAAAGTTTTAATAAATATAGCAGGATCATCAAACTTAGGATTGATGGAAGCACAGGCTATAGCTAACATCGTAAAAGAAGCTGCTGGAAAAACAGCTGAAGATATAATGTTTGGTATTACTGCAGATGAAACATATGGAGATAAAATTCAAGTTACAATAATTGCAAATAGTTTTGGTGATGAGCAAGAAAAAACAGAATCATTTATAAATGTAGAGAAAAAAGCAGAAACTCCAAAGGTAGAGGAAACAGCTGAAGTAAGAGATGAGTTAGATCTTCCACCATGGATTAGAGCTAATAGAAGAGATTAATAAAAAATACTTGTAAAAATATTGATTCTGTGTTAGAATTAATAATGCCCTGCTCAAGATCATTGTGTATTTTGGGCTAAAACCATAGGGAGGAGGTAATAACATGAAAAAGTATGAATTAATGTTCATCATCAACCCAACTATATTAGAAGAGGGAAGAGAAGCTGTAATCGCTAAAGTTAATAACATTTTAGCTGGAGCTGGAGCTACTGTTCTTAAATCTGAGAAGTGGGGAGAGAGAAAGCTTGCTTATCCAATTGATAAGAAGAAGACAGGATTCTACGTACTAACTACTTTAGAGATGGACGGTACTAAGTTAACTGAGGTTGAGTCAAAGCTTAACATAACTGAAGAAGTTATGAGATACATCGTAGTTAAGAACGACTAATTAAAACTAAAGAAAACGTTTATTCTCAAATAAGGAGGTTATTAGAATGGCAGAATTCAGAAGAAGAAGAGCTAAATTAAGAGTTAAAGCTGAAGAGATCGATTACAAAAATGTTGATTTATTAAAGAGATTCGTTTCTGATAAAGGAAGAATCAATCCTTCTAGAGTAACTGGAGCTAACGCTAAGTTACAAAGAAAGATAGCTAAAGCTGTTAAGAGAGCTAGAAACATTGCTCTTATTCCATACACAAGAGTAGAGAAGTAAAAATAATGGGGTTGAAGATAATATCTTCGGCCCCTTTTTCTCTAAAGAAATATTAGGCTTGTTTTAATAGAGTTACAAAAATAAAAAAAAGACAGGCTTTTTTATTTAAAGCTGTCTTTTTTTATAAGCATTATTTGCTTAATATTTTTCTAAGTCTAGCACTTAGAGTATTAGCATTTGCTTTAAGGATTTGCATAACTTCCACATCGTTAGCACTCTTTAAAGTCTTTAAAGTTTTTGTACAAACTTTAACTTTAACAGTAACACCGTTAATAACAATCTTAGTTGTTTGTAAGTTAGGCTTCCAAACTCTTCCTGTTACTCTGTGAGAGTGAGAAATTTGATTTCCGAAAGTCATTCCTTTTCCAGTAATTTCACATCTTTGCATTCTATTTACACCTCGCTTTCGTTATAAACATGCAAATTATTATACCATTACTGAGAGAAAATATCAAGGTATTTTTTAAATTATTTGGAATAGTTCATAAAAAACATTAAATATGTTATAATACCTAGGTAAAATACATAAAGAAAAGGTGATATGAAATATGAATATTCATAGTTATAAAGTATTAGAATTCAATAAGTTAAGAGA of the Cetobacterium sp. NK01 genome contains:
- a CDS encoding D-alanine--D-alanine ligase; this encodes MKIAVVMGGITSEREVSLRSGQAILNSLLRQGYDAYKIDLTKDNLVSAFIENEYDLVYLALHGEYGEDGRVQSVLDMLGKKYTGSGVTGSAVAMDKILTKIIAKDLGIRIAKTYEAVEYIDSYPVVIKPAKEGSSVGLYICNTEEEARKAYEILKEKEPLIEEFIKGEELTAGVLNGEKLGVVRIKPKSGLYDYESKYTVGMTEYECPAQIDKNAYEEASEAARKIHEKLGLKGVTRSDFILKDGKTYFLEVNTCPGMTETSLAPKLATLKGYSFDDLTRIIVESC
- a CDS encoding cell division protein FtsQ/DivIB: MKKIFKIAIILALTFIIIQVEKDFKNRDFFNISKVQISEVSPNLKSDLEKIKNEILGKNINDLNLEGLEKKLLKDIRIKKAVVSKQNLNEITIDITEKDSSYYAQHKSGIYTMDEEGTIFGKLEEYPKKSMPILVVKANGEQQELLEIMDKLKELDLKDEVSQLYVDNKKLIYIILRDGTRIKTEPEVSKNKYEITMNLYKELIKTKLIDYIDIRFKDIVVREKEGKSAR
- the ftsA gene encoding cell division protein FtsA — protein: MRDNITKLALDIGNGKIKFILGELSTEGLKLRVLDYLEVPSEGIKRSIVEDSELLSASIAKGLKELQQRNGREFEVVSLGVSNDRIISKTDHGCIEFNEKEITAQDMYNLIELVKSNLLKEDEIVIEQEAYNVRVNSSGILKNPIGQIGKSIQGDVHLITIKKDQLDPIVEVVNNAGLEIEDIFLNASSSAKSTLEYEDRQMGVALIDIGEGVTDIAIYKNDKIIYTKSLSIGGMHFVNDISYLLKIPKKEAKEILEKLRSKQYSNGVIKTENGEYSLDEIKEIIDARTGDLINFISKTIEESGFNGYLGKGLAFTGGAVAIDEIFSKVGSKMECAVRKVNPFPLRGLENVNPSMSTVIGILLTKLETEFQKRNEVKTDSLKDEFIAIEQEEETFVELPINETAFRQEDYEEEYEEEVVTDGALNKIKKWISNFI
- the ftsZ gene encoding cell division protein FtsZ, whose amino-acid sequence is MFNNECEVKIKVIGAGGAGGNAINDMISAGVTGVEYIAANTDAQDLNNSLADIRVQLGEKLTRGLGAGADPEVGKQAAEEDVEKLRNLLEETDMLFITAGMGGGTGTGSAPVIAKIAKEMGVLTIGIVTRPFSFEGRKRKNNADLGLANLEKHVDSLVIIPNDKLFELPEKTITLQNAFKEANNILKIGIKGIADLMIGRGLINLDFADIKATMQNSGVAVLGFGEGEGENRVAKATEKALSSPLLEKSIMGASKVLINIAGSSNLGLMEAQAIANIVKEAAGKTAEDIMFGITADETYGDKIQVTIIANSFGDEQEKTESFINVEKKAETPKVEETAEVRDELDLPPWIRANRRD
- the rpsF gene encoding 30S ribosomal protein S6, with protein sequence MKKYELMFIINPTILEEGREAVIAKVNNILAGAGATVLKSEKWGERKLAYPIDKKKTGFYVLTTLEMDGTKLTEVESKLNITEEVMRYIVVKND
- the rpsR gene encoding 30S ribosomal protein S18 — translated: MAEFRRRRAKLRVKAEEIDYKNVDLLKRFVSDKGRINPSRVTGANAKLQRKIAKAVKRARNIALIPYTRVEK
- the rpmB gene encoding 50S ribosomal protein L28, giving the protein MQRCEITGKGMTFGNQISHSHRVTGRVWKPNLQTTKIVINGVTVKVKVCTKTLKTLKSANDVEVMQILKANANTLSARLRKILSK